A stretch of the Aegilops tauschii subsp. strangulata cultivar AL8/78 chromosome 4, Aet v6.0, whole genome shotgun sequence genome encodes the following:
- the LOC109758980 gene encoding protein DETOXIFICATION 44, chloroplastic isoform X2 — translation MAATSPAPMRAVAAAFTPPPLSQRITRISTVSALRVHQCHAAHRWRPAQCRGKPTVSGVVEDDDEDTSREALNPEEKEEESAGAGSWGLGWFRLDEVGMDILGIAVPAVLALAADPVTALVDTAFVGHIGSVELAAVGVSISVFNLVSKLFNVPLLNVTTSFVAEQQAVDAKYSGVGENEVSSTREQASEKRKFLPAVSTSLALAAGIGLMEMAALIIGSGTLMDIVGIPVDSPMRAPAEQFLTLRAYGAPPVVVALAAQGAFRGFMDTKTPLYAVVAGNLVNAILDAIFIFPLGLGVSGAALATVTSEYLAAIILLWKLNNELVLFSWNVIGGDIIRYLKSGALLIARTIAVILPLWLSTSLAARQGPVPMAGYEISLQVWLTISLLNDALALAGQALLASEYAKGNYKQARLVLYRVLQIGGVTGLALAATLFLGFGYLTLLFTDDPAVLDVAQSGVWFVTITQPINAIAFVFDGLYYGVSDFGYAAYSTLFAGVVASAFLLVVAPNFGLGGVWAGLTLFMGLRAVAGFWRLGSKGGPWEIVWSKTD, via the exons ATGGCGGCGACCTCGCCAGCGCCGATGAGGGCCGTCGCCGCCGCGTTTACCCCGCCTCCGTTATCTCAGAGGATCACCCGTATCTCTACCGTGTCTGCCCTCCGCGTTCACCAATGCCACGCAGCTCACCGGTGGCGCCCTGCACAGTGCCGCGGGAAGCCGACCGTGAGTGGCGTGGTCGAGGACGACGATGAGGATACTTCGCGGGAGGCTTTAAATCCTGAGGAAAAAGAGGAGGAGTCTGCAGGCGCGGGGAGCTGGGGGCTGGGGTGGTTCAGGCTTGATGAGGTTGGGATGGACATCCTGGGCATCGCCGTGCCCGCCGTGCTTGCACTCGCCGCCGACCCCGTCACGGCGCTCGTTGACACCGCCTTCGTCGGACATATCG GCTCGGTTGAACTTGCTGCCGTTGGTGTATCTATATCTGTTTTCAACCTGGTGTCCAAGCTGTTTAATGTGCCACTGCTTAATGTCACCACATCCTTTGTTGCTGAGCAGCAAGCAGTGGATGCCAAGTATAGCGGCGTAGGAGAAA ATGAAGTGTCGAGTACACGAGAGCAGGCGAGTGAAAAAAGGAAGTTTCTCCCAGCGGTGTCAACATCCTTGGCTTTAGCTGCTGGAATCGGGTTGATGGAAATGGCGGCACTTATTATTGGATCTGGCACACTAATGGACATCGTTGGTATACCTGTC GATTCACCGATGCGAGCACCGGCAGAACAGTTTCTTACTTTAAGGGCATATGGTGCTCCGCCAGTCGTAGTAGCACTTGCAGCACAAGGTGCATTTCGGGGTTTCATGGATACAAAGACACCTTTGTATGCTGTGG TTGCTGGCAACCTAGTAAATGCAATACTGGATGCCATATTTATCTTCCCACTTGGTCTAGGTGTAAGTGGCGCTGCATTGGCAACTGTAACTTCTGA GTACTTGGCGGCAATCATCCTCCTATGGAAGCTGAATAACGAACTAGTCCTGTTTTCATGGAATGTCATTGGCGGTGACATCATCCGCTACCTGAAATCTG GTGCTTTGCTAATTGCCAGGACCATCGCAGTAATCCTTCCATTATGGCTGTCGACATCCCTCGCCGCAAGACAAGGGCCTGTTCCAATGGCTGGCTATGAGATAAGCTTGCAAGTCTGGCTAACAATTTCTCTACTTAATGATGCACTGGCTCTTGCTGGTCAG GCTCTGCTTGCGAGTGAATATGCGAAAGGGAACTACAAGCAGGCCCGCTTGGTTTTGTACAGGGTTCTGCAG ATTGGAGGCGTCACTGGTCTTGCACTTGCTGCAACCTTGTTCCTTGGGTTTGGATATTTGACCTTGCTGTTTACAGATGATCCAGCAGTTCTAGATGTTGCGCAGTCTGGAGTCTGG TTTGTCACTATTACTCAGCCGATAAATGCTATTGCTTTTGTGTTCGATGGGCTCTACTACGGTGTTTCTGACTTCGGCTATGCCGCATACTCTACG CTTTTCGCGGGGGTCGTCGCCTCAGCCTTCCTCCTTGTCGTTGCTCCCAACTTTGGTCTTGGTGGTGTATGGGCTGGTCTTACTCTCTTTATGGGTCTGCGAGCAGTTGCTGGGTTCTGGAG GTTAGGGAGCAAAGGTGGACCATGGGAAATAGTCTGGTCAAAGACTGATTAA
- the LOC109758977 gene encoding PRA1 family protein B4: MASAAPPLLPTTVPAAAPATVLPAAPDAAATSIASPDPAATRAFLGRLYDSAKRSLSGARPWPELLDRAALSRPDSLSDATARLRKNLAYFRVNYAALVALSLAVSLLAHPFSLAALLALLAAWCFLYLLRPADAAPLNAFGRTFSDRETLGGLIAASVFVVFLTSVGGIIFSALALGAAVVCAHGAFRVPEDLFLDEVPDQGIVGNAATLNLLSFINGAAGGGGRV, from the coding sequence ATGGCCTCGGCAgcgccgcccctcctccccaCCACCGTCCCGGCCGCCGCGCCCGCCACCGTCCTCCCCGCCGCCCCggacgccgccgccacctccatcGCCTCCCCGGACCCGGCCGCCACGCGCGCCTTCCTGGGCCGCCTCTACGACTCCGCCAAGCGCTCCCTCTCGGGCGCCCGCCCCTGGCCCGAGCTCCTGGACCGCGCCGCGCTCTCGCGCCCGGACTCCCTCTCCGACGCCACCGCCCGCCTCCGCAAGAACCTCGCCTACTTCCGCGTCAACTACGCCGCGCTCGTCGCGCTCTCCCTCGCCGTCTCCCTCCTCGCGCACCCCTTCTCCCTCGCCGCCCTCCTCGCGCTCCTCGCTGCCTGGTGCTTCCTCTACCTCCTCCGccccgccgacgccgccccgctCAACGCCTTCGGCCGCACCTTCTCCGACAGGGAGACGCTCGGGGGCCTCATCGCCGCCTCTGTCTTTGTCGTCTTCCTCACGTCTGTCGGTGGGATCATCTTCTCCGCGCTGGCGCTCGGCGCCGCCGTCGTCTGCGCGCACGGGGCCTTCCGCGTCCCCGAGGACCTCTTCCTCGACGAGGTGCCCGACCAGGGCATCGTAGGAAACGCCGCCACCCTCAACCTCCTCTCCTTCATCAACGGCGctgccggaggaggaggacgcgTCTGA
- the LOC109758980 gene encoding protein DETOXIFICATION 44, chloroplastic isoform X1, translated as MAATSPAPMRAVAAAFTPPPLSQRITRISTVSALRVHQCHAAHRWRPAQCRGKPTVSGVVEDDDEDTSREALNPEEKEEESAGAGSWGLGWFRLDEVGMDILGIAVPAVLALAADPVTALVDTAFVGHIGSVELAAVGVSISVFNLVSKLFNVPLLNVTTSFVAEQQAVDAKYSGVGERDEVSSTREQASEKRKFLPAVSTSLALAAGIGLMEMAALIIGSGTLMDIVGIPVDSPMRAPAEQFLTLRAYGAPPVVVALAAQGAFRGFMDTKTPLYAVVAGNLVNAILDAIFIFPLGLGVSGAALATVTSEYLAAIILLWKLNNELVLFSWNVIGGDIIRYLKSGALLIARTIAVILPLWLSTSLAARQGPVPMAGYEISLQVWLTISLLNDALALAGQALLASEYAKGNYKQARLVLYRVLQIGGVTGLALAATLFLGFGYLTLLFTDDPAVLDVAQSGVWFVTITQPINAIAFVFDGLYYGVSDFGYAAYSTLFAGVVASAFLLVVAPNFGLGGVWAGLTLFMGLRAVAGFWRLGSKGGPWEIVWSKTD; from the exons ATGGCGGCGACCTCGCCAGCGCCGATGAGGGCCGTCGCCGCCGCGTTTACCCCGCCTCCGTTATCTCAGAGGATCACCCGTATCTCTACCGTGTCTGCCCTCCGCGTTCACCAATGCCACGCAGCTCACCGGTGGCGCCCTGCACAGTGCCGCGGGAAGCCGACCGTGAGTGGCGTGGTCGAGGACGACGATGAGGATACTTCGCGGGAGGCTTTAAATCCTGAGGAAAAAGAGGAGGAGTCTGCAGGCGCGGGGAGCTGGGGGCTGGGGTGGTTCAGGCTTGATGAGGTTGGGATGGACATCCTGGGCATCGCCGTGCCCGCCGTGCTTGCACTCGCCGCCGACCCCGTCACGGCGCTCGTTGACACCGCCTTCGTCGGACATATCG GCTCGGTTGAACTTGCTGCCGTTGGTGTATCTATATCTGTTTTCAACCTGGTGTCCAAGCTGTTTAATGTGCCACTGCTTAATGTCACCACATCCTTTGTTGCTGAGCAGCAAGCAGTGGATGCCAAGTATAGCGGCGTAGGAGAAA GAGATGAAGTGTCGAGTACACGAGAGCAGGCGAGTGAAAAAAGGAAGTTTCTCCCAGCGGTGTCAACATCCTTGGCTTTAGCTGCTGGAATCGGGTTGATGGAAATGGCGGCACTTATTATTGGATCTGGCACACTAATGGACATCGTTGGTATACCTGTC GATTCACCGATGCGAGCACCGGCAGAACAGTTTCTTACTTTAAGGGCATATGGTGCTCCGCCAGTCGTAGTAGCACTTGCAGCACAAGGTGCATTTCGGGGTTTCATGGATACAAAGACACCTTTGTATGCTGTGG TTGCTGGCAACCTAGTAAATGCAATACTGGATGCCATATTTATCTTCCCACTTGGTCTAGGTGTAAGTGGCGCTGCATTGGCAACTGTAACTTCTGA GTACTTGGCGGCAATCATCCTCCTATGGAAGCTGAATAACGAACTAGTCCTGTTTTCATGGAATGTCATTGGCGGTGACATCATCCGCTACCTGAAATCTG GTGCTTTGCTAATTGCCAGGACCATCGCAGTAATCCTTCCATTATGGCTGTCGACATCCCTCGCCGCAAGACAAGGGCCTGTTCCAATGGCTGGCTATGAGATAAGCTTGCAAGTCTGGCTAACAATTTCTCTACTTAATGATGCACTGGCTCTTGCTGGTCAG GCTCTGCTTGCGAGTGAATATGCGAAAGGGAACTACAAGCAGGCCCGCTTGGTTTTGTACAGGGTTCTGCAG ATTGGAGGCGTCACTGGTCTTGCACTTGCTGCAACCTTGTTCCTTGGGTTTGGATATTTGACCTTGCTGTTTACAGATGATCCAGCAGTTCTAGATGTTGCGCAGTCTGGAGTCTGG TTTGTCACTATTACTCAGCCGATAAATGCTATTGCTTTTGTGTTCGATGGGCTCTACTACGGTGTTTCTGACTTCGGCTATGCCGCATACTCTACG CTTTTCGCGGGGGTCGTCGCCTCAGCCTTCCTCCTTGTCGTTGCTCCCAACTTTGGTCTTGGTGGTGTATGGGCTGGTCTTACTCTCTTTATGGGTCTGCGAGCAGTTGCTGGGTTCTGGAG GTTAGGGAGCAAAGGTGGACCATGGGAAATAGTCTGGTCAAAGACTGATTAA